CGGCAGGCTCGGCACGACATGGTCGTCGTCGAAGGCGAGCGGCAGGCCGGCGTCGCGGAAGCGGGCCGCGAAGGCGATGGGCCCGACCCGCTGCAGGGTCACGACCGCCGGCAGGTTGAGCGAGGCTTGCAGCGCACGGCGCACCGTCACGTCGCCCGAGAAGCCGCCGTCGAAGTTATGCGGGGCGTAGTCGTCGAACCGCGTGGGCTCGTCGCGGACGAGGCTGTCGGGGTGCGCGAGCAGGCCGTCGAAGGCCATGCCGTAGATGAACGGCTTCAGGGTCGAGCCGGGCGAGCGCAGCGTGCGGGTCATGTCGATCGCGCCGCTGCGCCGGGCATCCCCGTAGTCGCCGCTCCCGGCGCGCGCAAGAATCTCGCCGGTGTGCCAGTCGGCGACGATCGCCGCGACATTGACCGGGCGGGGCAGGGCATCGAGCGTCTGCCGCAGCACGCGTTCGACCGAGGCCTGGATCGTCGCATCGAGCGCGGTGCGGATCGGCGTGGGAGCCGTGTTCGCCGCGACAAGCTCCTCGGCGAGATGCGGCGCGAGGCGCGGCAGCGGCCTGCGCGTCGTCGGGAGCGGCGTGGCGCCGGCCGCGCGTGCGGCGTCGGCCTCGAGCACGCCGGCCTCGCGGGCCAGCGCGACGATCCTGTTTCGCGCCCAGGTCGCACGCGCGGGGTGGGCGCTCGGCCGGTTGGCGCGTGGCGCCTGCGGCAGCGCGACGAGCAGCGCCGCCTCGGCATCCGAGAGGCTTTTCGGCTCCTTGCCAAGCCAGGCGAGGCTGCCGGCGCGCACACCCTCGAGATTGCCGCCCATCGGCGTCAGCGTGAGATAGGCGGCGAGGATGTCGCGCTTGCTCAGCCGCGCCTCGAGCTGCAGCGCGCGCGCCATCTCGATGATCTTCGAGCGCAGCGTGCGCGGCCGCGGCTCGAGCAGGCGCACGACCTGCATCGTCAAGGTCGAGCCGCCGGACACGATGCGGCCGTGCGTGACGAGCTGCCCCAGAGCGCGAACCATGGCGGCGGGATCGACGCCAGGGTGGTGCCAGAAGCGCCTGTCCTCGATCGCGACGAGCAGGCGCAGGTAGTTTTGCGACACACGGTCGGGATCGGCGGCGAGCCGCCACTGCTGGTCCGCGGTCTCGAAGGCGCGCAGCATCGCGCCGTGCCGGTCCTCGACGATCGGGGAGGGCGTGAGGCGCGCGAGATTGGGCGGGAATGCGCGGTCCAGGGCGACGGCGGCGAGCGGCAGCGCGATCAGGCAGCCTGCGACGACGGCAAGAGGCCGCCGTCCCTTCCTTCTCCCGCTTGCGGGAGAAGGTGGCCCGACGAAGTCGTGTCGGATGAGGGATCGTGCCGCTCGCGCGACGTTCAAGAGAGAAACGACGAAGTCCCTCATCCGACCCCGCTTCGCGGGGCCACCTTCTCCCGCAAGCGGGAGAAGGGGAGGGCTGCGGCGTGTCATGGCTTTGCTGCCGCCGGCGAGCGCGCCGGCAGCACGACGAGCGTGCCGGCCGCGCCGCGGGCGTGGAAGGCGGGGGCATACATGTCCTCGACGTGCGGCCCCGGGTTCGCGAAGGTGCCCGGCGTCACCGCACGGACGACGTAGGCGAACTTGAACCGCGGCTGGCCCTCGTAGAGGTCCATGCCGGCGAGGTAGCGGTCGTCGCGCAGCGCGAAGAAGGTCGGCTCGGTCAGCCCCTTCAGCCAGGCGAACTGGCCGTCGTCGCGATCGGTCGAGAGTCCCACCGTCTCCGGCTCGAGGCCGGCCGGCAGCATGTCAACGGCGAGGATCTTGCGCTGGAACTTCTGGTCCATCGCGCCCTCCACCGTCACCACCAGCTCGTCGTTCTGGTGCACGTCGGCGAGGTTCGCCGGCGTGCCGTCGAGGTCGTAATAGCTGCGCGTCACCGAGAAGCCGGCGCTCTCCGCCGGCTGCGCGCCGGCGGGGATGCCGGTCGCCGCGAGCGCCACCGAGATCGGCGAGGCGCCGTCGTTGGCGAGGTCAGTCTTCAGGCCGCGGGCGAGCGGCATGACGCTGTGGACGGTGCGCGCGCCGGCGGGCGTGGGACGACCGTTCATCGTGACCGCGAGCGGCGTCGGCGCGGTGAGGTCGAAGGCGGCGCGCAGCAGCCATGCTTCCTCCTGCGTCGACAGCCACGTTGTCTTTGCCGAGACACGCGCGAGGTCGTCGGCACGAGTGATCAGCTTGGTCTGCGGCTCGAGCTTCTCCTCGGCGGCCAGCGACAGGCTCATCGCCTGGTCGCGGATCTGGCTGCCGTAGTCGTTGAGATAGACCGCCGGGTTGCGCACCACGACGGCCGACTGCAGGAAGTCGGTCGCCATGTCGCGCTCGCCGACGTGCGACAGCGCCGCCGCCATCTGCAGCCGCGCGAGATCGCTCGGCAGCTTGCCGCGGATGCGGGTCGCCACGTAGCGGAGCTGCGAGAGATCGAGCTTGTCGGCGCGCGACAGCACGATCGCCGCGTAGGCGGCCCCCGCGGTGTCGCGCGGCTCGAAGCCGACGGTGGCGAACTGCCCGGCGAGCCAGGATGTCGCGCGCGCCTCCATGTCCTGCGGCACGTTCACGCCGGCGGCGCGCGCGTGCTGCATGAAGTCGACGGCGTAGGCGGTCAGCCAGAAGTTGCCGGTGTCGAACGACGTCCAGTAGCCGAACGAGCCGTCCGACGACTGCAGCGAGTAGAGCCGCTGGATCGCACCCTGGCCGCTCACCGCCTCGGCGGTCTGGGTCGGCAGCCTTGCGCCGAGCCGCTTGGCGAACAGCTCGGGGAACGCGCGGCTGATCGTCTGCTCGGCGCAGCCGTAGGGATACTGCCGGAGATCGGCGAGCAGGCCGGGCACGTCTATGGCCGGGCCGGTCGAGGCGGTGATGTCGAGCTTGGCAGTGCCGGGCACGAGGTCGGCGCCGAGCGTGTCGTCGATCGCCAGCTTCTGGCCCGGCGCCAGCGTCACGATCCGGCGCTCGGTCGTGAACGCGTTTGGCGAGCGCACCGAGATCTCGAAATCGCGGGCCACGCTCGTGCCGTCGTCGCCGGTGACGGCCATGTGGATTCGGCCGACGCCAGGCGTCGCGCCGGCGACGATGGTGCGGTCGACGAAGCGGCGACGGTCGCGCTTCACGTCCTCGAAGAGGGCGTCATCGCGGTCGAGCGCGATGGCGCCGGTCGCCTTCATCGCGACATGCCATGTCTGCTCCGCCGCCTCGAGGTCGGTGACGAGGATGCGGGCGCGGATCTTGTCGCCGGGGGCGAGGAAGCGCGGCAGCGTCAGCTCGGCGAGCAGGGCCGGGCGCACGGTGACGGGCTTGTCGGCGGCGCCGAAGCGCGTGCCAGTCCAGGCCTGCGCCATCAGCCGCAGCCCGCCCGAGAAGTCGGGGACGGCGAGCGTTATCTTGGCGTGGCCGTCGGCGTCGAGCTTCACCGGGCCCTTGAAGAAGGCGACGGTCTTGAAGGTCTTCACGTCGAGCCCGCCCATCTTCAGGTTGGCGTTGCCGTCGCCGCCCTGCGTGAGGCGGCCGGGCTGGCCGGCGGGATCGATGAGCTGGTTGTAGACGTCGCGCAGCTCGACATCGAGCGCGCGGCGGCCGTTGAAGTGGTCGGCCGCGTCCGGCGTGGCGAAATCGGTCATCCGCAGCACCGCCTCGTCGACGGCGGCGAGCGTGACGTAGGCCTCGTCGCCGGGGGCCTCACCCTTCACCGCGACATCGACGTCCAGGGCGGATTGAGGTCGAACCTTCTCGGGCGCCGCGATCGCGACGTCGAGCTTGTGCCCGGCGGCGGCGCCGGCCACCCAGGCGATGCCGACGGCGCGCACCGGCAGCCGCGGGACGACGGCACCCGCCGGCGAGATCGCGACCGCGACGACGTAGGCGCCGGAGGCGGGCACGTCGGCGGCGTCGAACTCGACCGCGCCGCCGCCCTTCCTCATGTCCACCTCCTGCACGCCGTGCAGGCCGTTGCCGTCGAGCATGACGAGCACCCGGCCGGCGAACGACGGCTCGACCATCGCGCGGACCTTGCCGGCGGGCGGCGTCGCATCGACGGTGACGTTCATCACCTCGGGCTTGCGCGACTGCTGCTCGGAGGAGGCCCACCAGCCGGCCGCGAAGCGCACGCTGGTCGCGGTCTTGCCGGCGGCGTCGTAGGCCTCGAGCCGCCAGCGGCCGTTGGTCACCTTGGCGGAGATCGTGCCGCGGCCGCGTGCGTCGAGCCCGAGGTCGCCGCCGTTGACGCGGGCATCGGTGATCGTCTCGTGCGACTGCCAGCGGCCGTCGCGGTAGAAGAAGTTGTAGTCGTAGTCCTCGCGCACAAGGTCCCACTTCAGGCTCTCCGGCGGCAGCGCCTTGCCGTCGCCGTCGACGAGCGCGATCTCGAACGTGGCGGTCGAGCCGTCGGCGAGGTTCTCGCTCGTCTGCCGGATGCCGATGAAGCGGTCCGACGTGTGCAGCACCTTCGTCGTCTCGGCGACGACGGAGCGGCCGTCGACGTCGTTGACGGTGGCGCGCAGCGCGACCTCGAGCGGCACGGTCGTGTCCGGAACCTGCTCGGGCTTCAGCTCGACCTGCGCCTTGCCCTTGTCGTCGGTGGTGAAGTCCTGCGCCGGCAGCGACTTCGCCAGGAACGGCTCCTGCGTGAGGCCGAACGAGAACCCGTCGAGATCCTTGAACGGCGTCTCGGCCGCCTGAAGCGTCGCCTCGACCGAGCCGGTGAGCCCGGCGCCCGGGCTCCCGTAGAAGTAGTCGGCGGCGACGTCGGCCGTGATCGTGCCGTCGGCGGCGACGGGGCCCTGCGGCGCGCTCACCTTGGCCTCGAGGCGCGGCGGCACGAAGTCCTGCACCGACACCGAGGTCTCGCCGACCTGCGTCTTGTCGGCGGTGCCGGCCCACAGGCGCCACGTGCCGGAAATGGCATTGTCGGCGGTCTTGATGTCCATCGTGCCGCCGCCGGCCTGGGCGAGCGGCAGCGGCCGCGCCTCGACCTCGACGCCGTCGGGGCGCACGATGTGAAGCGTCAGCGGCACGCCCGTGACGGGCTGCCCGTTGCGGTCGCGCAGCAGGGTGCCGAGGTGGATCGTCTCGCCGGGGCGGTAAACGCCGCGGTCGGTCCACAGGAAGGCGTCGTTGGTGGTCGGCGGCGCGCGGCCCTTGATGTCGAGGTCAGAGAGATCGAGCGCCGGCTGGTCGAGCTCGATCCAGCTGAACTGGCCGGAGCCGTCCAACGCCGAGAGGATCTTCGGCGC
This Beijerinckiaceae bacterium RH AL1 DNA region includes the following protein-coding sequences:
- a CDS encoding Penicillin-binding protein 1C (ID:RHAL1_00976;~source:Prodigal:2.6), encoding MTRRSPPLLPLAGEGGPAKRGRMRDFVVSLLNVARAARSLIRHDFVGPPSPASGRRKGRRPLAVVAGCLIALPLAAVALDRAFPPNLARLTPSPIVEDRHGAMLRAFETADQQWRLAADPDRVSQNYLRLLVAIEDRRFWHHPGVDPAAMVRALGQLVTHGRIVSGGSTLTMQVVRLLEPRPRTLRSKIIEMARALQLEARLSKRDILAAYLTLTPMGGNLEGVRAGSLAWLGKEPKSLSDAEAALLVALPQAPRANRPSAHPARATWARNRIVALAREAGVLEADAARAAGATPLPTTRRPLPRLAPHLAEELVAANTAPTPIRTALDATIQASVERVLRQTLDALPRPVNVAAIVADWHTGEILARAGSGDYGDARRSGAIDMTRTLRSPGSTLKPFIYGMAFDGLLAHPDSLVRDEPTRFDDYAPHNFDGGFSGDVTVRRALQASLNLPAVVTLQRVGPIAFAARFRDAGLPLAFDDDHVVPSLPIALGGVGISLERLVTAYAALADGGRVKPLVDRTDGAPPARSDARLLNRAGADAVVDILAGMPPPKGLATRSGGIAYKTGTSYRFRDGWAVGFDGTRVIGVWMGRADGGTCVICVGMASAGILFRLFDQLAPTPLPPRTLTPVFAGPPPAALRRLTTAAQGPRTSDPRITFPLPGAQLLVDGDSQSVALAVEGGRRPYSWVIDGRPLASRGFTRSAEWHPDSEGFATLTVTDAAGRSDAVRVRVVRRSGG
- a CDS encoding hypothetical protein (ID:RHAL1_00977;~conserved exported protein of unknown function;~source:Prodigal:2.6); its protein translation is MRLSPRILVLAGLLATGVASGPAFALDYLNVNVQPDRAVPSACFSFTAELPRGKAQSLEPFVAITPATDHSLEARGKDLCVGGLKHGNHYAFRLKAGLPGADGTVLAKDVPVAVDIPDREAQVSFDQGKTLLPYTKGVGLPLKSINVAKAHVTLYRFSDRTMVDHLANDWFGQGVSGYGLETIEDRAQKLFDGSVDIAQVRNQEISTTLPLDQLVKTLEPGVYVALATTPSDRLDREKERATVWFSVSDIGLVTVKTDSGLLVAAHSLQSAKPMAGVELRLVSRANEVLGSYRTDGEGRVTIPGALLRGEHGDAPKILSALDGSGQFSWIELDQPALDLSDLDIKGRAPPTTNDAFLWTDRGVYRPGETIHLGTLLRDRNGQPVTGVPLTLHIVRPDGVEVEARPLPLAQAGGGTMDIKTADNAISGTWRLWAGTADKTQVGETSVSVQDFVPPRLEAKVSAPQGPVAADGTITADVAADYFYGSPGAGLTGSVEATLQAAETPFKDLDGFSFGLTQEPFLAKSLPAQDFTTDDKGKAQVELKPEQVPDTTVPLEVALRATVNDVDGRSVVAETTKVLHTSDRFIGIRQTSENLADGSTATFEIALVDGDGKALPPESLKWDLVREDYDYNFFYRDGRWQSHETITDARVNGGDLGLDARGRGTISAKVTNGRWRLEAYDAAGKTATSVRFAAGWWASSEQQSRKPEVMNVTVDATPPAGKVRAMVEPSFAGRVLVMLDGNGLHGVQEVDMRKGGGAVEFDAADVPASGAYVVAVAISPAGAVVPRLPVRAVGIAWVAGAAAGHKLDVAIAAPEKVRPQSALDVDVAVKGEAPGDEAYVTLAAVDEAVLRMTDFATPDAADHFNGRRALDVELRDVYNQLIDPAGQPGRLTQGGDGNANLKMGGLDVKTFKTVAFFKGPVKLDADGHAKITLAVPDFSGGLRLMAQAWTGTRFGAADKPVTVRPALLAELTLPRFLAPGDKIRARILVTDLEAAEQTWHVAMKATGAIALDRDDALFEDVKRDRRRFVDRTIVAGATPGVGRIHMAVTGDDGTSVARDFEISVRSPNAFTTERRIVTLAPGQKLAIDDTLGADLVPGTAKLDITASTGPAIDVPGLLADLRQYPYGCAEQTISRAFPELFAKRLGARLPTQTAEAVSGQGAIQRLYSLQSSDGSFGYWTSFDTGNFWLTAYAVDFMQHARAAGVNVPQDMEARATSWLAGQFATVGFEPRDTAGAAYAAIVLSRADKLDLSQLRYVATRIRGKLPSDLARLQMAAALSHVGERDMATDFLQSAVVVRNPAVYLNDYGSQIRDQAMSLSLAAEEKLEPQTKLITRADDLARVSAKTTWLSTQEEAWLLRAAFDLTAPTPLAVTMNGRPTPAGARTVHSVMPLARGLKTDLANDGASPISVALAATGIPAGAQPAESAGFSVTRSYYDLDGTPANLADVHQNDELVVTVEGAMDQKFQRKILAVDMLPAGLEPETVGLSTDRDDGQFAWLKGLTEPTFFALRDDRYLAGMDLYEGQPRFKFAYVVRAVTPGTFANPGPHVEDMYAPAFHARGAAGTLVVLPARSPAAAKP